One segment of uncultured Tolumonas sp. DNA contains the following:
- a CDS encoding bifunctional protein-serine/threonine kinase/phosphatase translates to MAKSLQVRVGGYSIAGQKAINQDAFAVKIPEHHELDYKGVVAVIADGVSSCEDSHIASQTAVTSFINDYLSTSPNWSVSTSASKVITSLNRWLYQKNQQNHGVKDSMLTTFTAAVIKSSTLHAFHVGDTRIYLYSNQQLEKLTTDHVATSGKRTHLTRALGADSHLEVDYLKRLLNEGDRIILTSDGVHGVLTPEVMRDILAREHDLDTQAKALVDLALYKASDDNLTVLILAVDSLPNETLDETQQRLTQLPIPPVLQVGNKIDGYEVLDIIFSGTRSHMYKVRDIETDALFVLKAPSEYFTEDLLYLDGFIREEWVGLTIDHPNVMKTYKPLRPKQFMYYLGEYIVGCDLRTWINEHPEPALTEVREITKQIIAGLRAFQRNDMVHQDLKPENIMLTTEGKVKILDFGTVLIAGSQEMNSPLDKSIPQGSVNYIAPEYLMGLSGTMRSDLFSLGVIVYEMLVGKLPYKERSPRAGKLNSYAELTYTPGKYFRKDLPVWVDAALQKTLQPDPENRYEAFSEFFTDISAPNRALEADLQHRPILEQNPVLFWKLTALALLLGNLIQMFYRIFNAG, encoded by the coding sequence ATGGCAAAATCCCTTCAGGTTCGGGTTGGTGGATATTCAATTGCTGGGCAAAAAGCCATCAATCAGGATGCGTTTGCCGTTAAGATCCCTGAGCATCATGAGCTGGACTATAAAGGGGTAGTGGCCGTGATTGCCGATGGCGTCAGCAGTTGTGAAGACTCGCACATTGCCAGCCAGACTGCCGTCACCAGCTTCATCAATGATTATCTAAGCACCTCACCGAACTGGAGTGTTAGCACCAGTGCTTCCAAAGTAATTACCAGCTTGAACCGTTGGCTGTATCAGAAAAATCAGCAAAATCATGGCGTCAAAGACAGCATGCTGACGACCTTCACCGCTGCTGTGATTAAATCGTCCACGCTGCATGCGTTTCATGTTGGCGACACCCGCATCTATCTTTACAGCAATCAACAACTCGAAAAATTGACTACCGATCATGTCGCGACCAGCGGCAAACGCACGCACCTGACGCGTGCGCTGGGGGCTGATTCCCATCTGGAAGTGGATTATTTAAAGCGCCTGCTCAATGAAGGGGATCGCATCATTCTCACCTCCGATGGCGTGCATGGTGTGCTGACGCCGGAGGTGATGCGCGATATTCTTGCTCGTGAGCATGATCTGGATACACAAGCCAAAGCACTGGTGGATCTGGCGTTATACAAAGCCAGCGACGATAACCTCACCGTGCTGATTCTCGCCGTCGATTCGCTGCCAAATGAAACACTGGATGAAACCCAGCAGCGGTTGACCCAATTGCCGATTCCACCGGTGTTGCAGGTGGGGAATAAAATCGATGGTTATGAAGTGCTGGATATTATCTTCAGCGGTACGCGCAGCCATATGTATAAAGTCCGAGACATAGAAACCGACGCGCTGTTTGTGCTCAAAGCGCCATCGGAATATTTCACCGAAGATCTGCTGTATCTGGATGGTTTTATCCGTGAAGAGTGGGTCGGCTTGACGATTGATCATCCGAACGTGATGAAAACCTATAAGCCGTTGCGGCCGAAACAGTTTATGTATTATCTGGGCGAATACATTGTTGGCTGTGATTTAAGAACCTGGATCAATGAACACCCTGAGCCAGCCTTAACCGAGGTCAGAGAGATCACCAAACAGATCATCGCCGGATTACGCGCCTTTCAGCGAAACGACATGGTGCATCAGGATCTAAAACCGGAAAATATCATGCTCACCACTGAGGGCAAGGTCAAGATCCTCGATTTTGGTACCGTGCTGATCGCGGGCAGTCAGGAGATGAATTCCCCGCTGGATAAGTCGATCCCGCAGGGGAGTGTGAATTACATTGCACCGGAATATCTGATGGGATTATCTGGCACCATGCGTTCTGATCTGTTTTCGTTAGGCGTCATTGTCTATGAGATGCTGGTTGGCAAGCTGCCTTATAAAGAACGCTCGCCGCGCGCGGGCAAATTAAACAGTTATGCCGAATTGACCTATACGCCGGGCAAATACTTCCGCAAAGATCTGCCGGTCTGGGTTGATGCCGCATTACAAAAAACACTGCAGCCAGATCCGGAAAATCGTTATGAGGCATTTTCCGAGTTTTTTACTGATATTTCGGCACCGAACCGGGCGCTGGAAGCCGATTTACAGCATCGGCCTATATTGGAACAAAACCCGGTTTTATTCTGGAAACTGACAGCCTTGGCTTTGTTACTGGGAAATCTGATCCAGATGTTCTATCGCATTTTTAATGCAGGCTAG
- a CDS encoding NarK family nitrate/nitrite MFS transporter, with translation MKQDNKFNMLSFTGKMKILHLSWMAFFITFVVWFNHAPLLGLIAKSLNISMAEVKTLLILNVALTIPARIIIGMLTDKFGPRLTYSFLLFAGSIPCFWFAFATDFAQLAMARLLLGFVGAGFVIGIRMVSEWFPANELGIAEGIYGGWGNFGSAAAAILLPTIALFFGGADGWRYAVAISGLICLVFSFIWYFNVSDSPKGSTYFKSKKMGGLEVTSKGDFFFLLLMKLPMYIALVLVTWKLSPHGVALITNSMASGVYAILAAILVYDCFCVYKVNKEIFHTPVPEIQRYQFKQVAAVNILYFTTFGSELAVVSMLPLFFADVFKLDMVYAGLVGSLFAFMNLVARPCGGWLSDHFGRKKTLMFVIAGLATGYCAMSMITSAWPLLLAVLVVITCSFCVQAGCGAVFAVVPLIKRRLTGQIAGMTGAYGNTGGVFFLTVLSFVDYSTFFLVIAATAILGIMAILFMNEPRGHMAEINDDGTVELIKVS, from the coding sequence ATGAAACAAGATAATAAATTTAATATGCTGTCATTTACCGGCAAAATGAAGATTCTTCATCTGAGTTGGATGGCCTTTTTTATCACCTTTGTGGTGTGGTTTAACCATGCGCCGTTACTGGGTTTGATCGCTAAATCCCTCAATATCAGCATGGCGGAAGTAAAAACGCTGTTGATCCTGAACGTGGCATTAACCATTCCGGCTCGTATCATTATCGGGATGCTGACCGATAAATTCGGCCCGCGTCTGACCTACAGTTTTTTACTGTTTGCAGGCAGCATTCCCTGCTTCTGGTTTGCGTTTGCCACCGATTTTGCCCAGCTGGCGATGGCCCGATTACTACTCGGTTTTGTCGGGGCGGGTTTTGTTATCGGCATCCGCATGGTCAGCGAATGGTTTCCGGCCAATGAACTGGGCATCGCGGAAGGCATCTACGGCGGCTGGGGGAATTTCGGCTCGGCTGCCGCAGCCATTTTGCTGCCCACGATCGCCTTGTTTTTTGGTGGCGCTGATGGCTGGCGTTATGCGGTGGCCATTTCCGGTCTGATTTGTCTGGTGTTCAGTTTTATCTGGTATTTCAACGTTTCTGATTCACCGAAAGGTTCCACCTATTTTAAATCCAAAAAAATGGGTGGTTTGGAAGTGACCAGCAAAGGCGATTTCTTCTTCCTGCTGCTGATGAAACTGCCCATGTATATCGCACTGGTGCTAGTAACCTGGAAATTGTCACCGCACGGTGTTGCGTTGATAACTAACTCTATGGCTTCTGGCGTTTACGCCATCCTTGCGGCGATTTTGGTTTACGACTGTTTCTGTGTTTATAAAGTTAACAAAGAGATCTTTCATACGCCGGTACCGGAAATTCAGCGTTACCAATTTAAACAGGTTGCGGCAGTCAATATTCTGTATTTCACCACCTTTGGTTCTGAGTTGGCGGTGGTGTCTATGCTGCCGCTGTTTTTCGCCGACGTGTTTAAGCTGGATATGGTGTATGCCGGTCTGGTCGGTTCACTGTTTGCCTTTATGAATCTGGTAGCGCGCCCTTGCGGTGGCTGGTTGAGCGACCATTTTGGCCGTAAGAAAACCTTAATGTTTGTGATTGCAGGTCTGGCGACAGGCTATTGCGCCATGTCGATGATCACGAGTGCATGGCCGTTATTGCTCGCGGTGCTGGTCGTTATCACCTGTTCATTTTGTGTGCAGGCCGGCTGTGGTGCGGTATTTGCGGTGGTGCCACTGATTAAACGTCGTTTGACCGGCCAAATCGCGGGCATGACCGGTGCTTATGGTAATACCGGCGGTGTGTTCTTCCTGACAGTGCTTTCATTCGTTGATTATTCCACATTCTTTCTGGTGATAGCCGCGACCGCAATTTTAGGGATCATGGCAATCTTGTTTATGAACGAACCGCGCGGCCATATGGCGGAAATAAACGATGATGGCACGGTAGAACTTATCAAAGTCAGTTAA
- a CDS encoding ABC transporter ATP-binding protein produces the protein MSKTYLDLSAVGMRFKTDKGFFEALVDVNLKIAKGEFISLIGHSGCGKSTVLNLVAGLTEATAGGIILDGREVDGPGPERSVVFQNHALLPWLSVYQNVELAVRQVMKEASKKEIEEKVRYYLSLVQMDHALDKKPHEISGGMKQRVGIARALSMSPKVLLMDEPFGALDALTRAHLQDSVMEIQAELNNTVIMITHDVDEAVLLSDRIVMMTNGPSATVGEILNIDLPRPRDRVELADNPHYHHLRQQVLSFLYEKHSKVTRLKTAKTTKSSAVA, from the coding sequence ATGAGCAAAACCTATCTCGATTTAAGTGCCGTGGGCATGCGTTTTAAAACCGACAAAGGCTTTTTTGAAGCACTGGTTGATGTGAACCTGAAAATCGCCAAAGGCGAGTTTATCTCCCTGATCGGCCACTCCGGTTGCGGTAAGAGTACCGTGCTGAATCTGGTCGCTGGTCTGACTGAAGCAACCGCTGGCGGCATCATTCTCGATGGCCGTGAGGTCGATGGCCCCGGCCCGGAACGTTCAGTCGTGTTCCAAAACCACGCGCTGCTGCCATGGTTATCGGTCTACCAGAACGTCGAACTGGCGGTGCGTCAGGTAATGAAAGAGGCCAGCAAAAAAGAGATTGAAGAGAAAGTGCGTTACTACCTGTCACTGGTGCAGATGGATCACGCGCTGGATAAGAAACCGCATGAGATCTCTGGCGGTATGAAACAACGTGTCGGTATTGCCCGTGCGTTGTCAATGTCACCAAAAGTGCTGCTGATGGATGAACCCTTTGGTGCACTGGATGCACTGACCCGTGCGCATTTGCAAGATTCAGTGATGGAAATTCAAGCCGAGCTGAACAACACCGTCATCATGATCACGCATGACGTGGATGAAGCGGTGCTGTTGTCTGATCGCATCGTGATGATGACCAATGGCCCATCGGCCACGGTGGGTGAGATCCTGAATATCGATCTGCCGCGTCCGCGTGATCGGGTTGAATTAGCCGATAACCCGCATTACCACCATTTACGCCAACAAGTGCTGAGTTTCCTGTATGAAAAACACAGCAAAGTAACCCGTTTGAAAACGGCTAAAACGACAAAAAGCAGTGCGGTCGCTTAG
- a CDS encoding ABC transporter permease, with translation MSALLNIKWQNMAFPFVGLLVFLFFWQIAASQVTTTLGSLPGPVATAQQFMGLVDEHEAEQQKKTAFYQRQEQRNADKLKADPAFKVTVRPYTGRPTFFDQITTSLITVATGFLVASLIAIPMGIILGLNQWMYQALNPVIQILKPISPLAWLPLVTMVVSAVYSSDNPMVAKSFINSAFTVTLCSLWPTLLNTTVGVANIDPDLKNVSRVLKLDPLTHVRKIVLPSAIPMIFTGLRLSLGVAWMVLIAAEMLAQNPGLGKFVWDEFQNGSAQSLARIMVAVVTIGVIGFMLDRSMLQLQKWFSWDKRSELR, from the coding sequence ATGTCAGCATTACTGAATATCAAATGGCAAAATATGGCGTTTCCATTCGTGGGTCTGCTTGTATTCCTGTTCTTTTGGCAAATTGCCGCCAGTCAGGTCACAACCACGCTGGGCTCTTTACCGGGCCCCGTAGCAACCGCCCAGCAATTTATGGGTTTGGTCGATGAGCATGAAGCAGAACAACAAAAGAAAACCGCCTTTTATCAACGTCAGGAGCAACGTAATGCTGACAAGTTAAAAGCCGACCCTGCTTTCAAAGTAACGGTGCGCCCGTATACCGGGCGTCCAACCTTCTTTGATCAGATCACCACCAGCTTGATCACAGTCGCGACCGGCTTCTTGGTTGCCAGTCTGATCGCCATTCCGATGGGCATCATTCTGGGTCTGAATCAATGGATGTATCAGGCGCTGAATCCGGTGATCCAGATCCTGAAACCGATCTCACCTCTGGCTTGGTTGCCGCTGGTGACCATGGTGGTGAGTGCGGTCTATTCCAGTGATAACCCGATGGTGGCGAAGTCATTCATCAACTCCGCATTCACTGTAACCCTGTGTAGCCTGTGGCCAACACTGCTGAACACCACTGTGGGTGTTGCCAACATCGATCCTGACCTGAAAAACGTTAGCCGTGTATTGAAACTCGACCCGCTGACACATGTGCGCAAAATTGTACTGCCATCCGCGATCCCGATGATTTTCACCGGTCTGCGCCTGTCGCTGGGCGTAGCGTGGATGGTGCTGATTGCGGCTGAAATGCTGGCGCAAAACCCAGGCTTGGGCAAGTTCGTATGGGATGAATTCCAGAACGGCAGCGCACAGTCACTGGCGCGCATTATGGTTGCTGTGGTTACGATTGGTGTCATCGGGTTCATGCTGGATCGCAGCATGCTGCAACTGCAGAAATGGTTCTCTTGGGATAAACGCAGTGAACTGCGCTAA
- a CDS encoding CmpA/NrtA family ABC transporter substrate-binding protein produces the protein MITLKRNAVALMVSAVLVSTAVQAQVGAPEKEELKLGFIKLTDMAPLAVAYEKGYFEDEGLYVTLEAQANWKVLLDRVITGELDGAHMLAGQPLGATVGIGTKADVVTAFSMDLNGNATTVSNKIWEAMKANVPKSADGKPVHPIKADALKPVVKSYKDQGKAFNMGMVFPVSTHNYELRYWLAAGGLNPGFYAPLKGDNTGQQQADVLLSVTPPPQMPATLEAGTILGYSVGEPWNQAAVAKGIGVPVVTDDDVWHNNPEKVFGVSKAWADKYPNTHIHLVKALIRAAYWLDQNNNGNRQEAVSMLAKPEYVGADAKVIANSMTGTFEFEKGDKRPAADFNIFFRHNATYPYYSDAIWYLTQMRRWGQLPEAKSDNWYADIAKKVYQPEVYRQAAEELVAEGKMKASDFPDFAKETGYKAPDNKFIDGITYDGHKPNDYLKQFPIGLKGDQKL, from the coding sequence ATGATCACATTAAAACGCAATGCAGTGGCTCTGATGGTAAGTGCAGTATTAGTTTCAACTGCGGTGCAGGCGCAGGTTGGCGCCCCTGAGAAGGAAGAGCTGAAATTAGGTTTCATCAAGTTAACCGACATGGCGCCACTGGCCGTGGCCTATGAAAAAGGTTATTTCGAAGATGAAGGGCTGTATGTCACGCTGGAAGCGCAAGCCAACTGGAAGGTGTTGCTCGATCGCGTGATCACCGGTGAATTAGACGGTGCACACATGCTGGCCGGCCAACCGCTGGGCGCCACTGTGGGTATCGGCACCAAAGCGGATGTTGTGACGGCGTTCAGCATGGATCTGAACGGTAATGCCACCACCGTTTCCAACAAAATCTGGGAAGCGATGAAAGCCAACGTACCAAAGAGTGCAGATGGTAAACCGGTGCATCCAATCAAAGCCGATGCTTTGAAACCAGTCGTTAAATCTTACAAAGACCAAGGTAAAGCCTTCAACATGGGTATGGTGTTCCCGGTTTCCACCCATAACTATGAGTTACGTTATTGGCTGGCTGCGGGCGGTCTGAACCCTGGCTTTTATGCACCGTTGAAAGGCGATAACACCGGACAACAACAAGCCGATGTGTTGCTGTCAGTGACACCACCGCCACAAATGCCAGCCACGTTAGAAGCGGGCACCATCTTAGGTTACAGCGTCGGTGAACCCTGGAACCAGGCTGCGGTCGCGAAAGGTATCGGTGTGCCGGTCGTGACTGATGATGATGTCTGGCACAACAACCCCGAGAAAGTGTTCGGCGTGTCGAAAGCCTGGGCAGACAAATATCCCAATACTCACATTCATTTAGTGAAAGCGTTGATCCGCGCTGCTTACTGGCTGGATCAAAACAACAACGGCAATCGTCAGGAAGCAGTCAGCATGCTGGCCAAACCTGAATACGTGGGCGCTGATGCCAAAGTGATCGCAAATTCCATGACGGGCACCTTTGAATTCGAAAAAGGTGATAAGCGTCCGGCTGCTGATTTCAACATCTTCTTCCGTCATAACGCGACCTACCCGTATTACTCCGATGCGATTTGGTATCTGACACAAATGCGTCGTTGGGGTCAGTTGCCAGAAGCGAAATCAGACAACTGGTATGCCGATATCGCGAAGAAAGTCTATCAGCCGGAAGTGTATCGTCAGGCAGCAGAAGAGTTGGTTGCAGAAGGCAAAATGAAGGCCAGCGATTTCCCGGATTTTGCCAAAGAAACCGGCTACAAAGCACCCGACAATAAGTTCATCGACGGTATTACCTACGATGGTCACAAACCTAACGATTATCTGAAGCAATTCCCGATTGGCTTAAAAGGCGATCAGAAGCTGTAA